The sequence ATTGAATCGGAGGGGCTGCGAGTCGGAGGATCAGCTCGCGATTCCAGGGCGGTGCCGGGTCGAAGGCGCGCCGCGCGTATTCCCGTTACGCTCTACCAGCTTGGCAGCAGAATTGCCGGCACGTAAGCGACTTGGGTCACACACGCATGTGAGGGACGCTAACTTTGGTAACTACCACCAAAGTGGGAGGCGGCAACGCTATAGCTCCAGCTTCTTCATCCATTCGCGCAGCGGCCCGCCCAGATCCTCGCGCTTGAGGGCGAATTCCACCGTCGCCTTCAGGAATCCGAGCTTGTCGCCGGTATCGTGGCGCGTGCCGTCGAATTTGTAGGCATAGATTTTCTCCCGCTTGAGCAACTGGCGCATTCCGTCGGTGAGCTGCAATTCGCCGCCGGCACCCAGCGGGGTGTTTTCCAGCATTTCGAAAATGGTGGGCGTGAGGATGTAGCGCCCGATCACCGCCTGGTTCGACGGCGCTTCCTCGGGCCGCGGCTTCTCCACCAGATTTTGGATATCGAACAGCTTGCCTTGCCAGCGACCGTTTACCGGCTTGGCGTCAATCACGCCGTAGGCCGAGATCGCCTTGCCTTCGACGGTTTGCGTGGCGATCACGGACGATTGCGTCTCCTCGAACACCTCCACCATTT is a genomic window of Terriglobia bacterium containing:
- the galU gene encoding UTP--glucose-1-phosphate uridylyltransferase GalU, with translation MKMKVRKAVFPAAGLGTRFLPATKAQPKEMLPLVDKPIIQYGVEEAMASGCDQIIIVTGRGKSAIEDHFDVSYELEKMLEERGKTELLAVVRHISDMIHVAYVRQKEAMGLGHAVLMARELVGYEPFAVLLADDVIDAEVPCLKQMVEVFEETQSSVIATQTVEGKAISAYGVIDAKPVNGRWQGKLFDIQNLVEKPRPEEAPSNQAVIGRYILTPTIFEMLENTPLGAGGELQLTDGMRQLLKREKIYAYKFDGTRHDTGDKLGFLKATVEFALKREDLGGPLREWMKKLEL